One genomic window of Daphnia pulex isolate KAP4 chromosome 10, ASM2113471v1 includes the following:
- the LOC124205975 gene encoding glycine-rich protein DOT1-like isoform X1: MNKFIVLAALIALAVAKPQGYGSAAGQQQQGYGGQAGQQQQQQQGYGAQSGASQQGYGGAQASASAGAGQGYGAQGGAAQQQQGYGGAQAGGAGGAASYGGASSGQKPTNTYNGNGNGNSKPSASASSYEQEQPPMPYEFAWAVKDEPTKNDYAHEAKSDGKVVIGSYRVLLPDGRTQIVSYRADENGYVADVKYEGEAQFPAPSGGNGNYGAGAGAGNGGNSYGAGASAGNGGNSYGAGASAGNGGNGNYGAGASAGAGNGGNSYGSSGNGNGSSGYGSSAGNGGARPSGAIGGNSYGNGNGNKPSSSY; encoded by the exons ATGAACAAA TTCATCGTTTTAGCTGCTTTGATCGCATTGGCTGTCGCCAAGCCGCAAGGCTATGGCTCAGCAGCcggacaacaacagcagggtTATGGTGGCCaagctggccagcagcagcagcagcaacagggtTACGGAGCTCAGTCCGGTGCCTCTCAACAGGGTTATGGTGGTGCTCAGGCCTCAGCTAGCGCAGGAGCTGGACAGGGTTACGGCGCTCAAGGAGGCGCtgcccagcaacaacaaggtTATGGTGGCGCTCAGGCTGGAGGTGCTGGCGGAGCCGCATCATATGGCGGTGCATCCAGCGGCCAGAAACCAACCAACACCTACAACGGAAACGGCAACGGCAACTCTAAGCCTTCTGCATCCGCTTCATCCTACGAACAGGAG CAACCCCCGATGCCCTACGAATTCGCCTGGGCCGTCAAGGATGAGCCAACCAAGAACGACTACGCCCATGAAGCCAAGAGCGACGGCAAAGTTGTGATCGGATCTTACCGCGTTCTTCTCCCCGATGGCCGCACTCAGATCGTTTCCTACCGCGCCGACGAAAATGGTTACGTCGCTGACGTGAAATACGAAGGCGAAGCTCAGTTCCCCGCACCATCCGGAGGCAACGGCAACTACGGAGCcggagctggagctggaaaTGGCGGTAACAGCTACGGAGCTGGAGCATCAGCTGGAAATGGCGGTAACAGCTACGGAGCTGGAGCATCAGCTGGAAATGGTGGCAACGGCAACTACGGAGCCGGAGCGTCAGCTGGAGCTGGAAACGGTGGAAACAGCTACGGCAGCAGTGGAAATGGAAATGGCAGCAGCGGATATGGCAGCAGTGCTGGAAACGGTGGCGCCAGGCCCAGCGGTGCCATCGGCGGCAACAGCTACGGCAACGGCAATGGCAACAAGCCCAGCTCTtcctattaa
- the LOC124205971 gene encoding uncharacterized protein LOC124205971: MKETMIVFNTASIVLLVLAALYSPWMTVSSDRGLTSRQSSTGYLDPYKFAYAVRNPLPFHSNFGQTSYSVEGSPSNIHSTRERAPRKESANNKGSRDTPNRFRSASSNSGKWSSDDEEFIASSSIQGESTFGDRIVPRPTTGRSQQAKTVRSHQPQQQQFFVTSPPTLREEKRNELNNKETFDFFSPVSEPKPTTYRPIETRWNVNSVNTHPTAVTTEATVSVKYQDQPKNVNSEQDYSIKSNKDQDSISSIINSQRNNNDEFKVEQKSVNSPLFPPPASISQSNSPASFSYFDFGSNSTPEKLIGGVPSPFVESDEQAGKEAGSPGSVSSFIDNLHTQFSPFSQLDSFSAGYFSTPLTTVENTAERPITFKQASKVREIESFSQDISPFIQSVSTERSTFIPSPQIELINDFLPSRYPELKPPGRQLNFRSPLPTSTESIAPFSQPKFPEPYRFAGFLPRPLSGTGDSFSQFPKPNFPAFPPLSTKTIYFGGNANEPPSHLQSNIVNFIKSKAVSEVDLKAPSTLADAGSGFYPGNFPKSFVPFKSLSNAQLGLQTQTNFAKQPASKVNFQTIRTTPPSNLVNLGPSPPKTNFPSAATNPAVSQKNEKQTVPINNVRTPPRQQPSSAAPHTEISKIPGTTPKPYTPLSTAKPSRFVASPLLYTKPIIPANQMPLARPVRVPQQFSQQVHPPQHSPTGKASPQPAPGSYSKWNNDFNPFTPIVRPVSTRESSGSFGPPRNQSPSISPQIRQILPSLTKNPAPVPILAPVPVYLRPSSVTVPQTPLSKTYSIPLEKPVYYHAFVSYG, encoded by the exons ATGAAGGAGACGATGATCGTCTTCAACACAGCT TCGATCGTGCTCTTGGTGCTTGCCGCCCTCTACTCTCCGTGGATGACCGTGTCTTCGGATAGGGGTTTAACATCTCGCCAGAGCTCCACTGGATATCTA GATCCATACAAATTCGCATACGCCGTCAGGAATCCGCTGCCTTTTCACTCCAATTTCGGTCAAACTTCTTACTCCGTTGAAGGATCGCCGTCCAACATCCACAGCACGCGTGAAAGAGCTCCCAGAAAAGAATCTGCCAATAACAAAGGGTCGCGTGACACGCCAAACAGATTTCGGTCGGCTTCATCAAACTCCGGGAAATGGTCCTCGGACGACGAGGAATTTATTGCGTCGTCTTCGATACAGGGCGAGTCGACTTTTGGTGACAGAATCGTTCCTAGACCGACAACAGGTAGGTCGCAACAGGCCAAGACTGTTAGGTCACAccaaccgcagcagcagcaatttttTGTGACCAGTCCACCAACCCTCAGAGAAGAGAAGCGAAATGAACTGAATAACAAGGAaacctttgattttttttcaccgGTTTCTGAACCTAAACCGACAACTTATCGCCCGATTGAAACCCGCTGGAATGTTAACAGTGTTAACACCCATCCAACGGCCGTCACAACTGAAGCTACAGTTTCAGTAAAGTACCAGGATCAGCCAAAGAATGTTAACTCCGAACAAGATTACAGCATCAAATCCAATAAGGATCAGGACTCGATTTCGTCTATAATCAATAGTCAGAGAAACAATAATGACGAGTTTAAAGTTGAACAAAAGAGCGTCAATTCTCCTTTATTTCCACCACCTGCTAGCATCTCGCAATCCAACTCTCCAGCCAgcttttcctattttgattTCGGTTCCAACTCTACGCCTGAAAAACTGATCGGAGGTGTCCCGAGTCCGTTCGTGGAGTCTGATGAGCAGGCCGGCAAAGAAGCTGGATCACCTGGAAGTGTGTCTTCTTTCATCGACaatttacacacacaattctCCCCTTTCTCACAGCTGGACAGTTTTAGTGCGGGCTATTTTTCTACTCCGCTGACAACGGTTGAGAACACGGCCGAACGCCCTATTACTTTCAAACAAGCTTCCAAAGTTCGTGAAATTGAATCGTTCTCGCAAGATATTTCTCCTTTCATTCAATCGGTTTCCACTGAACGATCTACATTCATTCCTTCCCCgcaaattgaattaataaacGACTTCCTTCCGTCAAGATATCCGGAGCTAAAGCCACCTGGTAGGCAACTGAATTTCCGATCCCCTTTGCCAACCAGCACAGAAAGCATCGCACCGTTCTCACAGCCCAAGTTTCCCGAACCCTACAGGTTCGCCGGATTTCTCCCGCGACCTTTGTCGGGCACAGGCGATTCTTTCTCTCAATTTCCCAAACCGAATTTTCCTGCTTTTCCTCCTCTGTCGACAAAAACGATATACTTTGGCGGGAATGCCAATGAGCCTCCGTCGCATTTGCAGAGCAACATTGTCAACTTTATTAAATCAAAAGCCGTTTCCGAAGTTGATTTGAAAGCGCCGAGTACTCTTGCCGATGCCGGATCCGGTTTTTATCCCGGAAATTTCCCCAAATCTTTTGTGCCTTTCAAAAGTCTTTCGAACGCTCAGCTCGGCTTGCAAACGCAGACGAATTTTGCCAAACAGCCAGCCTCAAAAGTGAACTTTCAAACGATTCGCACTACGCCGCCTTCTAATTTGGTGAATCTGGGGCCTTCACCGCCGAAAACGAATTTCCCTTCAGCCGCAACCAATCCAGCCGTCTCGCAGAAAAACGAGAAACAGACGGTCCCCATCAACAATGTCAGAACACCACCTCGGCAACAGCCTAGCTCAGCTGCCCCACATACTGAAATCAGCAAAATTCCTGGCACTACCCCTAAACCTTATACACCTTTGTCGACTGCTAAGCCATCCCGTTTCGTTGCTTCACCTTTGCTGTACACGAAACCAATTATTCCGGCAAATCAAATGCCGCTGGCTCGCCCCGTCCGAGTTCCGCAGCAGTTTAGTCAGCAAGTTCATCCTCCTCAACATTCTCCGACTGGGAAGGCCTCACCTCAACCAGCACCAGGGTCTTATTCGAAATGGAATAATGACTTTAATCCATTTACACCAATTGTCCGTCCCGTCAGCACTCGCGAATCTTCCGGCTCATTTGGTCCGCCGAGAAACCAAAGTCCTTCGATTTCGCCGCAAATAAGACAAATTTTGCCATCGCTAACTAAGAATCCGGCACCGGTTCCAATTTTGGCCCCTGTTCCAGTATATCTTCGACCCAGTAGTGTGACCGTGCCCCAAACTCCTTTATCCAAGACTTATTCAATTCCCTTGGAAAAACCAGTTTATTATCACGCATTTGTTTCTTATGGTTGA
- the LOC124205975 gene encoding pro-resilin-like isoform X2 — protein sequence MNKFIVLAALIALAVAKPQGYGSAAGQQQQGYGGQAGQQQQQQQGYGAQSGASQQGYGGAQASASAGAGQGYGAQGGAAQQQQGYGGAQAGGAGGAASYGGASSGQKPTNTYNGNGNGNSKPSASASSYEQEQPPMPYEFAWAVKDEPTKNDYAHEAKSDGKVVIGSYRVLLPDGRTQIVSYRADENGYVADVKYEGEAQFPAPSGGNGNYGAGAGAGNGGNSYGAGASAGNGGNGNYGAGASAGAGNGGNSYGSSGNGNGSSGYGSSAGNGGARPSGAIGGNSYGNGNGNKPSSSY from the exons ATGAACAAA TTCATCGTTTTAGCTGCTTTGATCGCATTGGCTGTCGCCAAGCCGCAAGGCTATGGCTCAGCAGCcggacaacaacagcagggtTATGGTGGCCaagctggccagcagcagcagcagcaacagggtTACGGAGCTCAGTCCGGTGCCTCTCAACAGGGTTATGGTGGTGCTCAGGCCTCAGCTAGCGCAGGAGCTGGACAGGGTTACGGCGCTCAAGGAGGCGCtgcccagcaacaacaaggtTATGGTGGCGCTCAGGCTGGAGGTGCTGGCGGAGCCGCATCATATGGCGGTGCATCCAGCGGCCAGAAACCAACCAACACCTACAACGGAAACGGCAACGGCAACTCTAAGCCTTCTGCATCCGCTTCATCCTACGAACAGGAG CAACCCCCGATGCCCTACGAATTCGCCTGGGCCGTCAAGGATGAGCCAACCAAGAACGACTACGCCCATGAAGCCAAGAGCGACGGCAAAGTTGTGATCGGATCTTACCGCGTTCTTCTCCCCGATGGCCGCACTCAGATCGTTTCCTACCGCGCCGACGAAAATGGTTACGTCGCTGACGTGAAATACGAAGGCGAAGCTCAGTTCCCCGCACCATCCGGAGGCAACGGCAACTACGGAGCcggagctggagctggaa ATGGCGGTAACAGCTACGGAGCTGGAGCATCAGCTGGAAATGGTGGCAACGGCAACTACGGAGCCGGAGCGTCAGCTGGAGCTGGAAACGGTGGAAACAGCTACGGCAGCAGTGGAAATGGAAATGGCAGCAGCGGATATGGCAGCAGTGCTGGAAACGGTGGCGCCAGGCCCAGCGGTGCCATCGGCGGCAACAGCTACGGCAACGGCAATGGCAACAAGCCCAGCTCTtcctattaa